One window of the Benincasa hispida cultivar B227 chromosome 3, ASM972705v1, whole genome shotgun sequence genome contains the following:
- the LOC120074134 gene encoding protein MIZU-KUSSEI 1 yields MATYPAVNVAAVDCQKQVRSWQLFRSLIEFLIPTCNCAFSEDQEQQPIYSSKPMFPPSISSSAANSVTGTIFGYRRGKVNFCIQTSSKSTNPILLLELAVPTAILAREMGGGVLRIALESTSTAAANSGGRSVLSSPAWSMYFNGRKVGYGLRRRASAAEVETLRRLGTVAEGAGIMEGEDDYLMYLRGNFDRVCGASGDSESFHLRDPNGSIGQELSIFFFRSK; encoded by the coding sequence atggcCACTTACCCCGCCGTCAACGTCGCCGCCGTGGACTGCCAGAAACAAGTCCGTTCATGGCAGCTCTTCCGATCTCTAATCGAATTCCTCATCCCCACTTGTAATTGCGCCTTCTCTGAAGATCAAGAACAACAACCCATATATTCCTCAAAACCCATGTTCCCCCCCTCCATCTCCTCCTCCGCCGCCAATTCCGTCACCGGCACCATCTTCGGTTACCGGCGAGGAAAAGTTAACTTCTGTATTCAAACAAGCTCCAAGTCAACCAACCCAATTCTCCTCCTCGAATTGGCGGTCCCCACCGCCATTCTCGCCAGGGAAATGGGAGGCGGCGTCCTCAGAATCGCACTCGAATCCACTTCCACTGCCGCCGCGAATTCCGGGGGGCGGTCGGTTCTGTCTTCGCCGGCGTGGAGTATGTATTTCAATGGGAGGAAAGTTGGGTATGGCTTGAGGCGACGGGCTTCGGCGGCGGAGGTGGAGACGCTGCGGCGGTTGGGGACGGTGGCGGAAGGCGCCGGAATTATGGAAGGTGAAGATGattatttgatgtatttgaGAGGGAATTTCGATAGAGTTTGTGGGGCGTCGGGAGATTCTGAGTCCTTTCATTTGAGAGACCCAAATGGAAGCATTGGTCAAGAACTCAGTATTTTCTTTTTCCgctccaaataa